A genome region from Sphingomonas sp. BGYR3 includes the following:
- a CDS encoding DUF1285 domain-containing protein, which yields MPMPPPPDLDRLSMPEIARLVAERRLPPVEQWNPPHCGDSEMRIARDGTWYHQGSPIGREAMVRLFSTLLRREADGSHVLVTPVEKLTIVVEDAPFVATGMAREGDGPSAKIAFRLNTGDLAPLDAEHPLRVADAVDGPRPYLHVRSGLEALIARPVYYELAELAVSGDGDIPGIWSNGVHFPLVAS from the coding sequence ATGCCGATGCCCCCGCCCCCCGATCTCGACCGGCTGTCGATGCCAGAGATCGCCCGGCTGGTCGCCGAACGCCGCTTGCCACCGGTCGAACAATGGAATCCGCCCCATTGCGGCGACAGCGAAATGCGTATTGCGCGGGACGGCACCTGGTATCACCAGGGCAGCCCGATCGGTCGAGAGGCGATGGTCCGACTGTTTTCCACCCTGTTGCGGCGAGAGGCCGATGGCAGCCACGTCCTTGTGACGCCGGTGGAGAAGCTGACCATCGTCGTCGAGGACGCGCCCTTTGTCGCAACCGGCATGGCGCGTGAGGGGGACGGACCGTCGGCAAAAATTGCGTTTCGCCTGAACACCGGGGATCTGGCGCCGCTGGATGCGGAGCACCCCTTGCGGGTTGCAGATGCCGTGGATGGGCCGCGCCCCTATCTGCATGTCCGGTCGGGGCTGGAGGCATTGATCGCGCGTCCGGTTTATTACGAGCTGGCCGAACTGGCGGTCAGCGGGGATGGCGACATTCCCGGTATCTGGAGCAACGGGGTGCATTTCCCTTTGGTCGCGTCATGA
- a CDS encoding N-acetyltransferase, protein MTVSALSPLSDFSDVQVDALLDRAFGSDRRNRTAYRVRQGSPVIEAFSLGIADADGTLIGSIQAWPVALALDGGGNVPMTMVGPVAVDPGIQGRGLGQRLMTACLDAAGRSDLPGADALMLIGDPEYYGRFHGFSDERTGEWRLPGPFERRRLLARGTGVPTGAGMVIARTGIR, encoded by the coding sequence ATGACGGTGTCGGCCCTGTCCCCCCTGTCCGATTTTTCCGATGTTCAGGTCGATGCCCTGCTCGACCGGGCGTTCGGCAGCGATCGGCGCAACCGGACGGCCTATCGCGTCCGACAGGGTTCGCCGGTCATTGAAGCGTTCAGCCTGGGCATTGCCGACGCGGACGGGACGCTGATCGGATCGATCCAGGCTTGGCCGGTGGCGCTTGCGCTGGATGGCGGCGGGAACGTGCCGATGACCATGGTGGGGCCTGTGGCGGTCGATCCGGGCATTCAGGGGCGCGGGCTGGGCCAGCGGCTGATGACCGCGTGCCTTGATGCGGCGGGCCGGTCGGACCTGCCGGGCGCCGATGCGCTGATGCTGATCGGCGATCCCGAATATTATGGCCGGTTTCACGGCTTTTCCGACGAGCGAACCGGCGAATGGCGGCTCCCCGGGCCGTTCGAGCGGCGCCGTCTGCTGGCACGCGGAACAGGCGTGCCGACGGGTGCGGGCATGGTGATCGCGCGGACGGGCATCCGCTGA
- the parC gene encoding DNA topoisomerase IV subunit A, with the protein MPSDLTDPFNHIIDHPFDSALSERYLVYALSTITARSLPDVRDGLKPVHRRLLWAMRQLRLDPNQAYKKSARVVGDVIGKYHPHGDQSVYDAMVRLAQDFALRYPLVDGQGNFGNIDGDNAAAYRYTEARLTQVAIDLMAGLDEDAADFRPTYNGEEQEPELFPGLFPNLLANGAAGIAVGMATSIPPHNAAEILDAAIALIDNPDADVLDHVRGPDLPTGGQIVDSPAMIAEAYATGRGGFRVRARWSVEELGRGTWVAIVTEIPYGVQKGKLIEQIAALINDRKFPILADVRDESAEDIRIVLEPRSRTVDAAMMMDGLFRLTDLESRFPLNLNVLDKDRTPRVMSLAQAIRAWVDHQFVVLRRRTEHRLTRIADRMELVSGYIIAFLNLDRVIEIIRTEDEPKPVMMAEFDLTDRQAEAILNMRLRSLRKLEEMELRREREALEKEQAELNLLLGSEARQRTRMKRDMAAIRGRYGPDTELGRRRTVIEEAAAAREIPLEAMIEREPITVILSQRGWIRAMKGHVDLGSSDALKFKEGDGPRLAFHAQTTDKLLLASDRGRFYTLAADKLPGGRGFGEPVRLMIDLEGEIAALLPASAGERLLLAASDGRGFVVRSAEVLAETRKGKQVVTPRAGATLVVVRPVGPDDDYVAVMGDNRRLLVFPLSELAEMTRGQGVQLQRYRDGGMADARTFRFEQGLSWTMGGEQGRTRTESDLGPWRAARGAAGRSPPTGFPRDNRFG; encoded by the coding sequence ATGCCGAGTGACCTGACCGATCCCTTCAATCACATTATCGACCATCCGTTCGACAGTGCGCTGTCCGAACGCTATCTGGTCTATGCGTTGTCGACGATCACGGCGCGCTCCCTGCCGGATGTGCGCGACGGGTTGAAACCGGTGCATCGGCGCCTGCTCTGGGCGATGCGTCAGCTCCGCCTCGATCCCAATCAGGCGTACAAGAAATCGGCCCGCGTCGTTGGCGACGTAATCGGCAAATATCACCCGCATGGCGACCAGTCGGTCTATGACGCCATGGTGCGCCTGGCGCAGGATTTCGCGCTTCGATATCCGCTGGTCGACGGGCAGGGCAATTTTGGCAACATCGACGGCGATAATGCCGCCGCCTATCGCTATACCGAGGCGCGGCTGACGCAGGTCGCCATCGACCTGATGGCGGGGCTGGACGAGGATGCGGCCGATTTCCGCCCCACCTATAATGGCGAGGAACAGGAGCCCGAACTGTTCCCTGGCCTGTTCCCCAATCTGCTGGCCAATGGTGCGGCCGGCATCGCGGTCGGCATGGCGACCAGCATCCCGCCCCATAATGCTGCCGAAATCCTGGACGCCGCCATTGCGCTGATCGACAATCCCGACGCCGATGTGCTGGACCATGTGCGCGGCCCCGATCTGCCCACGGGCGGCCAGATCGTGGACAGTCCGGCGATGATCGCCGAGGCATATGCCACCGGTCGCGGCGGCTTTCGCGTGCGGGCGCGCTGGTCGGTGGAGGAACTGGGCCGGGGCACCTGGGTCGCGATCGTCACCGAAATCCCGTACGGCGTGCAGAAGGGCAAGTTGATCGAACAGATTGCGGCGCTGATCAACGACCGCAAATTCCCGATCCTGGCCGATGTGCGCGACGAAAGCGCCGAGGATATCCGCATCGTGCTGGAACCGCGCAGCCGGACGGTCGATGCTGCGATGATGATGGATGGCCTATTCCGGCTGACCGATCTGGAAAGCCGGTTTCCGCTCAACCTCAATGTGCTGGACAAGGATCGCACGCCGCGCGTGATGAGCCTGGCTCAGGCGATCCGGGCCTGGGTCGATCATCAGTTCGTGGTGCTGCGCCGCCGGACCGAACATCGGCTGACGCGGATTGCCGACCGGATGGAACTGGTTTCCGGGTACATCATCGCCTTCCTCAATCTTGACCGCGTGATCGAGATCATTCGGACCGAAGATGAGCCAAAGCCGGTCATGATGGCCGAGTTCGACCTGACCGATCGTCAGGCCGAGGCGATCCTGAACATGCGGCTTCGTTCCTTGCGAAAGCTGGAGGAGATGGAGCTGCGCCGCGAGCGGGAGGCGCTGGAAAAGGAACAGGCGGAGCTGAACCTGCTACTCGGCAGCGAGGCTCGGCAGCGGACCCGGATGAAGCGGGACATGGCTGCGATCCGCGGACGTTATGGCCCCGACACCGAGCTTGGCCGCCGCCGTACCGTGATCGAGGAAGCGGCCGCGGCGCGCGAAATCCCGCTGGAGGCGATGATCGAGCGCGAGCCGATTACCGTCATCCTGTCGCAGCGCGGCTGGATCCGGGCGATGAAGGGCCATGTCGATCTCGGCTCGTCCGACGCGCTGAAGTTCAAGGAAGGCGACGGCCCCCGTCTGGCGTTTCATGCTCAGACAACGGACAAGCTGCTGCTCGCATCCGATCGGGGCCGGTTCTACACGCTGGCGGCGGACAAGCTGCCCGGTGGCCGGGGCTTTGGCGAGCCGGTGCGGCTGATGATCGATCTGGAGGGCGAGATTGCGGCGCTGCTGCCGGCCAGCGCGGGCGAACGATTGCTGCTGGCCGCCAGCGATGGCCGCGGTTTCGTCGTGCGTTCGGCCGAGGTGCTGGCCGAAACGCGCAAGGGCAAGCAGGTGGTGACTCCGCGTGCCGGTGCCACCCTTGTGGTCGTGCGGCCTGTCGGGCCGGATGACGATTATGTCGCGGTGATGGGTGATAATCGCCGGTTGCTGGTCTTTCCCCTGTCCGAACTCGCCGAAATGACGCGGGGGCAGGGTGTGCAGCTTCAACGGTACCGGGACGGCGGGATGGCCGATGCCCGCACCTTCCGGTTTGAACAGGGCCTCAGCTGGACGATGGGCGGCGAACAGGGGCGGACGCGGACCGAATCCGACCTTGGCCCCTGGCGCGCAGCACGCGGCGCGGCAGGTCGTTCTCCGCCGACCGGATTTCCCAGGGACAACCGGTTTGGCTGA
- a CDS encoding bifunctional diguanylate cyclase/phosphodiesterase, producing the protein MFRNSDALSATARNPLFQHVFSDEARLGSLLDSQRHRFDRLLDGARAFERFDWQTGDPVDSRHYEVTLSRMGPDIADRCLVTLLDRTAELRTERSLRREMMTDSLTGLPNRAGFADLLDERALSEAGGRFAVLGLNLDRFSRVNACMGGIVGDELLISVARRLKGALRAGDVLARTGGDEFAILMRLDDGPADAMRVAGRIESALSTPFRLSDFDIRVACSIGIAMGDMGDGDGETLIRYAQFAVKRSKKTGSTEIYAPSAFDVVRTEFSIETALRRAIDHGGLTLAFQPICDLATGRIRSFEALARWSDDEGRPISPADFIPVAEESGLIVPLGRWAIDEAVRQIAEWDSTLGRDAGVNVAVNLSAIQIHRDEVVPLVGQALSQHGVQGNRLTIELTESAIITDPDRAIDTLDGLKSLGASLAMDDFGTGYSNLAYLQRLPIDTLKIDRSFITDMLTDRDKVAIVRAILSLAQTLNMTTTAEGIENREVEQTLAALGCTMGQGYYYSRPLPPADALSFLRSRNN; encoded by the coding sequence GTGTTCCGCAATTCGGACGCGCTGTCGGCGACGGCGCGCAATCCGCTGTTCCAGCATGTCTTTTCGGATGAGGCGCGGCTCGGTTCGCTGCTGGACAGCCAGCGGCACCGGTTCGACCGCCTGCTCGATGGCGCGCGGGCGTTCGAACGGTTCGACTGGCAGACCGGGGATCCCGTCGACAGCCGGCATTATGAGGTGACACTGTCCCGGATGGGGCCGGACATTGCGGACCGTTGCCTGGTAACCCTGCTCGACCGGACCGCCGAATTGCGGACGGAGCGGTCGCTTCGCCGGGAAATGATGACCGACAGCCTGACCGGACTGCCCAACCGGGCCGGGTTCGCCGATTTGCTTGACGAGCGGGCGCTGAGCGAGGCGGGTGGACGCTTTGCGGTGCTCGGCCTGAACCTCGACAGGTTCAGCCGCGTCAACGCCTGCATGGGCGGCATTGTCGGCGACGAACTGCTCATTTCGGTCGCCCGGCGGCTCAAGGGCGCGTTGAGGGCAGGCGACGTGCTGGCCCGGACGGGTGGTGACGAATTTGCCATCCTGATGCGCCTGGATGACGGCCCGGCCGACGCGATGCGGGTTGCCGGACGCATCGAAAGCGCGCTGTCGACTCCGTTCCGCCTGTCCGATTTCGATATCCGGGTGGCGTGTTCCATCGGGATCGCGATGGGGGACATGGGCGATGGCGATGGCGAAACGCTGATCCGCTACGCCCAGTTCGCGGTCAAGCGGTCGAAAAAGACGGGCTCGACCGAGATATACGCGCCCAGCGCGTTCGATGTGGTGCGCACGGAATTCAGCATCGAAACCGCACTGCGCCGTGCGATCGACCATGGCGGCCTGACCCTGGCGTTCCAGCCGATCTGCGACCTGGCGACCGGCCGTATCCGTTCATTCGAGGCTCTCGCCCGCTGGTCGGACGATGAGGGGCGCCCGATCTCGCCCGCCGACTTCATACCGGTGGCCGAGGAATCGGGGCTGATCGTACCGTTGGGCCGCTGGGCGATCGACGAGGCGGTGCGGCAGATCGCCGAATGGGATTCAACGCTCGGCCGCGATGCCGGGGTAAATGTTGCAGTCAACCTGTCGGCGATTCAGATCCACCGGGACGAGGTCGTGCCGCTGGTCGGTCAGGCGCTGAGCCAGCATGGGGTGCAGGGCAACCGCCTGACCATCGAACTGACCGAAAGCGCGATCATCACTGACCCGGACCGGGCGATCGATACGCTGGACGGGCTGAAATCGCTGGGCGCTTCACTGGCGATGGATGATTTCGGCACCGGTTACTCCAACCTTGCCTATCTGCAGCGGCTGCCGATCGACACGCTCAAAATCGACCGCAGTTTCATCACCGACATGCTGACCGACCGGGACAAGGTTGCCATCGTGCGCGCCATCCTGTCGCTGGCTCAGACGCTCAACATGACGACTACGGCCGAGGGGATCGAGAACCGCGAGGTCGAACAGACGCTGGCAGCGCTGGGCTGCACCATGGGGCAGGGCTATTATTATTCGCGCCCGCTGCCCCCGGCCGATGCGCTGTCGTTCCTGCGTTCCCGCAACAATTGA
- a CDS encoding CoA pyrophosphatase, producing the protein MTALLAERLGRALAETADDVFPGPHGDDAPSPVRARDAVPAAVLIAITDRPRPGVILTQRTSTLSRHAGQVAFPGGRIDPDDRDAAAAALREAQEEIALPPSKVQLVGELSPYRTVTGYAVSPIIGVTPPDLPLIPAEAEVSDWFEVPLDIAIDPARHRRASRMWQGIERHYVEIDWPDRYIWGATAAMFVALSHRLRTFRLP; encoded by the coding sequence ATGACTGCACTGCTTGCCGAACGATTAGGGCGGGCGCTGGCGGAGACGGCCGACGATGTTTTCCCCGGCCCGCATGGCGATGATGCGCCATCGCCGGTGCGCGCACGGGATGCCGTTCCCGCTGCGGTGCTGATCGCGATTACGGATCGGCCGCGTCCCGGCGTGATCCTGACCCAGCGGACGTCGACGCTGAGCCGTCATGCCGGGCAGGTCGCCTTTCCCGGCGGCCGGATCGACCCGGATGACCGCGATGCTGCCGCAGCCGCGCTGCGCGAGGCGCAGGAAGAAATCGCCCTGCCGCCATCAAAGGTGCAGCTGGTGGGCGAACTGTCCCCCTATCGGACGGTCACCGGATACGCGGTCAGCCCGATCATCGGGGTTACCCCGCCCGATCTGCCTCTGATCCCGGCCGAGGCAGAAGTCAGTGACTGGTTCGAAGTGCCCCTCGATATCGCGATCGATCCCGCCCGGCATCGCCGCGCAAGCCGGATGTGGCAGGGCATCGAGCGGCATTATGTCGAGATCGACTGGCCCGATCGCTATATCTGGGGGGCGACTGCCGCCATGTTTGTTGCTCTTTCCCACCGGTTACGGACCTTTCGATTGCCATGA
- a CDS encoding bifunctional alpha/beta hydrolase/OsmC family protein, translated as MATRTVRFAGASGAMLAASIEMPIGPVRAIALFAHCFTCTMRSHAATRISTALAAQGIATMRFDFTGLGGSEGTLAEAGFAADVEDLVAAADYLDETLGAPSILIGHSLGGAAVLAAAARIPSVLAVATIAAPFDPAHVLHRIDGDLAAIERDGAGPVTIAGRQFTISRKFIHGVRDTDPAASIAALGRALLVLHSPTDELVGIDNARQIYEAARHPKSFVTLDRADHLLTDRVDAAYVATIIAAWAMRYLPVQADPVDLEPGEVLVGNGDGRFGTSIRTRDHHWLADEPEAVGGENAAPGPYDLLLGALGACTSMTVKLIADREGIPLEQVTVRLRHERNHEHDSEMAPADPSARMQAIWRTLSLHGTMTREQRQRLIEVADKCPVHRTLTGELHIHTDIAD; from the coding sequence ATGGCAACCAGGACAGTGCGATTCGCGGGCGCCAGCGGGGCAATGCTGGCGGCTTCCATCGAAATGCCGATTGGCCCGGTGCGAGCGATCGCGCTGTTCGCACATTGTTTTACCTGCACGATGCGCAGCCATGCCGCAACCCGCATTTCAACCGCACTGGCCGCACAAGGCATTGCCACGATGCGGTTCGACTTCACGGGACTGGGTGGCAGCGAGGGGACACTGGCCGAGGCTGGGTTCGCTGCGGATGTCGAGGATCTGGTCGCGGCGGCAGACTATCTTGATGAAACGCTGGGCGCGCCTTCCATTCTGATCGGCCATTCGCTTGGCGGCGCGGCGGTGCTGGCGGCGGCGGCACGGATTCCGTCGGTGCTGGCGGTCGCAACCATCGCCGCGCCCTTTGATCCGGCGCATGTCCTGCACCGGATCGACGGCGATCTTGCCGCGATTGAGCGGGACGGGGCGGGGCCGGTGACGATCGCGGGCAGGCAGTTCACGATCAGCCGCAAGTTCATCCATGGGGTGCGGGATACCGATCCGGCGGCAAGCATCGCTGCACTGGGGCGTGCACTGCTTGTGCTGCACAGCCCGACGGACGAACTGGTCGGCATCGACAATGCCCGGCAGATTTATGAGGCCGCGCGCCATCCCAAAAGCTTCGTGACGCTCGACCGGGCCGATCATCTGCTGACCGACCGGGTGGATGCCGCGTACGTCGCAACGATCATCGCCGCCTGGGCGATGCGCTACCTGCCCGTTCAGGCAGATCCGGTCGATCTTGAACCGGGCGAGGTGCTGGTCGGCAATGGCGATGGCCGCTTTGGCACCAGCATCCGGACGCGCGACCACCACTGGCTGGCCGACGAGCCGGAGGCGGTGGGGGGCGAAAACGCAGCGCCGGGTCCCTATGACCTGCTGCTCGGCGCATTGGGCGCGTGTACCAGCATGACGGTCAAGCTGATCGCGGATCGCGAGGGGATCCCGCTTGAACAGGTGACGGTCCGGTTGCGGCACGAGCGCAACCATGAACATGACAGCGAAATGGCACCGGCCGATCCATCCGCGCGGATGCAGGCGATCTGGCGCACCCTGTCGCTGCACGGCACGATGACCAGGGAGCAGCGCCAGCGGCTGATCGAGGTTGCCGACAAATGCCCGGTGCACCGAACGCTGACCGGCGAACTGCATATCCACACCGATATCGCGGACTGA
- a CDS encoding dihydroneopterin aldolase: MQDRLQLQVSDLEVDVLTGVYSEETHLAQPLRISISVDLECPDFYAPDTPLDASKSYLDLKQAATMLPQGVHFTLIEGVADHIAQTLFTQDERVRRVEIRIVKLAIAEAGESIGITLVRHRR, encoded by the coding sequence GTGCAGGATCGTTTGCAGTTGCAGGTGTCGGACCTGGAGGTCGATGTCCTGACGGGCGTCTATTCCGAGGAAACGCATCTGGCCCAGCCGCTGCGCATTTCAATCTCGGTCGATCTGGAATGTCCGGATTTCTATGCGCCCGATACGCCGCTGGATGCATCCAAAAGCTATCTTGACCTGAAACAGGCGGCGACCATGCTGCCCCAGGGCGTGCATTTTACACTGATCGAGGGCGTGGCCGATCATATCGCCCAGACCCTGTTCACCCAGGATGAACGGGTACGACGGGTGGAAATCCGCATCGTCAAACTCGCCATTGCAGAGGCGGGCGAATCAATCGGCATCACGCTGGTCCGGCATCGCCGGTGA
- a CDS encoding glutathione S-transferase family protein codes for MLLHDSAWAPSPRKVRMFLAEKGIEVPTRTVDLRIGEQLGSEYLLINPTGAVPALQFDDGEVLTEATAICRYFEALHPEPPLFGADARSIARIECWTRRVEQEGYAACVYAFRNGNPAFADRALSGAWPTMPQIQELVARAAAMWTCFVELLDQRLSGSPWIAGEAFSYADITAFVTIGFARPARLPVPNTAANLQRWLAAVGARPSASA; via the coding sequence ATGCTGCTGCATGATTCCGCCTGGGCGCCCAGTCCGCGAAAGGTGCGGATGTTTCTGGCGGAAAAGGGGATTGAGGTGCCGACCCGCACCGTCGATCTGCGCATTGGCGAACAGCTGGGCAGCGAGTATCTCCTCATCAATCCCACCGGAGCCGTGCCCGCCCTGCAATTCGATGATGGCGAGGTGCTGACCGAAGCCACCGCAATCTGCCGGTATTTTGAGGCTTTGCATCCCGAACCGCCGCTTTTCGGCGCCGATGCCCGCTCGATTGCGCGCATCGAATGCTGGACCCGCCGTGTCGAGCAGGAAGGCTATGCCGCCTGCGTCTATGCCTTTCGCAATGGCAATCCCGCCTTTGCCGATCGTGCCCTGTCGGGTGCGTGGCCGACGATGCCGCAGATTCAGGAACTGGTTGCGCGAGCAGCGGCGATGTGGACCTGCTTTGTCGAGTTGCTCGATCAGCGGTTGTCCGGCTCGCCCTGGATTGCGGGCGAGGCCTTCAGCTATGCCGATATCACCGCATTCGTGACCATCGGTTTTGCAAGGCCGGCACGCCTGCCTGTGCCCAATACGGCCGCCAATCTGCAACGCTGGCTGGCGGCGGTCGGCGCGCGGCCCAGCGCATCCGCCTGA
- a CDS encoding TraB/GumN family protein has product MLRTLLNTGVALTLAYCPPAIAQQAAPAAPAAATQDADPALWVVKDEDTTIYLFGTVHALKPGLSWFDEAVKSAFDKSDELVLEIVMPGPEDAQKLQQIVMEKGVNMTGPSLTEKLPAEKRAAYAEMLKELGLPAEALDRLDPWFASMSIMQIMMPKIGFSPENGAEATLTAAAKSASKPISGVETVEQQFGFFDGMSEKAQMDMLVGLIDERNKTQEVLEQMLALWKAGKPDELAALIEQFDAESPEMHKVIFADRNARWADWIKGRMAKPGTVFMAVGAGHLAGDDSVQAMLKPMKIEATRIAY; this is encoded by the coding sequence ATGCTTCGTACGCTGCTGAACACCGGCGTCGCCCTGACGCTTGCCTACTGCCCGCCCGCCATCGCCCAGCAGGCCGCGCCTGCCGCTCCCGCCGCAGCCACGCAGGACGCGGACCCCGCCCTGTGGGTGGTCAAGGACGAGGATACGACCATCTATCTGTTCGGCACCGTCCATGCGCTGAAGCCGGGCCTGTCCTGGTTTGACGAAGCGGTGAAATCCGCGTTCGACAAATCGGATGAGCTGGTCCTCGAAATCGTCATGCCCGGACCGGAAGACGCTCAGAAGCTTCAGCAGATCGTAATGGAAAAGGGCGTCAACATGACCGGCCCGTCGCTGACCGAAAAGCTGCCGGCCGAAAAGCGCGCAGCCTATGCCGAAATGCTGAAGGAGCTGGGCTTGCCGGCCGAGGCGCTGGACCGTCTGGACCCCTGGTTCGCGTCCATGTCGATCATGCAGATCATGATGCCAAAGATCGGGTTCAGCCCGGAAAATGGCGCCGAGGCCACGCTGACTGCCGCGGCCAAGTCGGCATCCAAGCCGATCAGCGGCGTCGAGACTGTCGAACAGCAGTTCGGATTTTTCGACGGCATGAGCGAAAAGGCGCAGATGGACATGCTGGTCGGCCTGATCGACGAGCGGAACAAGACGCAGGAAGTGCTGGAACAGATGCTCGCCCTGTGGAAGGCGGGCAAGCCCGACGAACTGGCGGCGCTGATCGAACAATTCGATGCCGAATCGCCCGAGATGCACAAGGTGATCTTTGCCGATCGCAACGCGCGCTGGGCGGACTGGATCAAGGGGCGGATGGCCAAGCCGGGGACGGTGTTCATGGCGGTGGGCGCAGGCCATCTGGCCGGGGACGACAGCGTTCAGGCGATGCTGAAGCCCATGAAGATCGAGGCGACCCGGATCGCTTACTGA
- a CDS encoding helix-turn-helix transcriptional regulator, protein MKNRLKVLRAERDWSQAELGSRLGVSRQAVNAIETGKYDPSLPLAFRIGRLFDMRIEEIFEDEGDAAHGD, encoded by the coding sequence ATGAAAAATCGGCTGAAAGTCCTGCGCGCCGAACGCGACTGGAGCCAGGCGGAACTGGGCAGTCGGCTGGGCGTGTCGCGTCAGGCCGTGAACGCGATCGAAACCGGGAAATACGACCCTTCCCTGCCGCTGGCATTCCGGATCGGCCGTCTGTTCGACATGCGGATCGAGGAGATTTTCGAGGATGAGGGGGATGCCGCACATGGCGACTGA
- a CDS encoding CCA tRNA nucleotidyltransferase, with amino-acid sequence MTPTHLPPAPWRERSGLAALTRIIGAEQGESRYVGGAVRDTILGLPVADIDIATRLLPEAVMARLKEADIRVVPTGIAHGTVTAVLDSGPIEITTLRRDVSTDGRHATIAYSTDWREDAARRDFTINALYADPVSGEIHDYFGGLDDLAVRQVRFIGDALTRIAEDHLRILRFFRFLARFGDAPDAEGLAACVARANDLMALSRERVAAEMLKLLVAPRAVETMALMYASGIFAPVLPEIDASGIAALPRLIAAEDAAGVAPDPVRRLTAVLPRDAKAVEGVAARLRLSNAQRKRMASAIVPLDDAPRPLASRIGVELATDRLLLNDDAEGARAIADWMPPRLPVSGGTLIELGLSRGPDVAAALKRTERRWLDEGFPDDERAMAIARDVVDQLLRERRNDSASAGGSGRE; translated from the coding sequence ATGACGCCAACCCACCTTCCCCCCGCCCCGTGGCGCGAGCGTTCCGGCCTTGCAGCACTGACGCGCATCATCGGCGCCGAACAGGGCGAGAGCCGATATGTCGGCGGTGCCGTTCGCGACACCATCCTGGGCCTGCCCGTAGCCGATATCGACATTGCCACCCGGCTGCTGCCCGAAGCGGTCATGGCTCGGCTGAAAGAAGCCGATATCCGCGTGGTGCCCACCGGCATCGCCCATGGGACGGTGACGGCCGTGCTCGACAGCGGGCCGATCGAGATCACGACGCTGCGGCGGGACGTGTCCACCGACGGGCGCCATGCCACCATCGCCTACTCCACGGACTGGCGGGAGGACGCGGCGCGGCGCGATTTCACGATCAACGCCCTGTACGCCGATCCGGTATCGGGCGAGATTCACGATTATTTTGGCGGGCTGGACGACCTGGCCGTGCGGCAAGTGCGGTTCATCGGCGATGCGTTGACCCGCATTGCCGAGGATCATTTGCGCATCCTGCGCTTCTTTCGCTTTCTGGCGCGGTTCGGGGATGCGCCGGATGCCGAGGGGCTGGCGGCGTGCGTGGCCCGGGCCAATGACCTGATGGCCCTTTCCCGCGAGCGGGTGGCGGCAGAGATGCTGAAGCTGCTGGTCGCGCCACGCGCGGTAGAAACCATGGCGTTGATGTACGCCAGCGGCATTTTCGCGCCAGTGCTGCCGGAAATCGATGCAAGCGGGATCGCGGCGCTGCCCAGGCTGATCGCGGCAGAGGATGCGGCGGGGGTGGCTCCAGACCCGGTGCGCCGGTTGACGGCGGTGCTGCCCCGCGATGCAAAGGCGGTCGAAGGCGTGGCGGCCCGGCTGCGGCTATCCAATGCTCAGCGCAAGCGCATGGCCAGCGCCATTGTCCCGCTTGACGATGCGCCCCGGCCGTTGGCGTCGCGCATCGGCGTCGAACTGGCGACGGACCGGCTGCTGCTAAACGACGATGCAGAGGGCGCGCGCGCAATCGCGGACTGGATGCCGCCCCGCCTGCCCGTGTCGGGCGGCACGCTGATCGAACTGGGATTGAGCCGGGGGCCGGATGTCGCCGCTGCGCTGAAGCGGACCGAGCGGCGCTGGCTGGACGAAGGCTTTCCTGACGATGAGCGGGCCATGGCCATCGCCCGCGATGTGGTGGATCAATTGTTGCGGGAACGCAGGAACGACAGCGCATCGGCCGGGGGCAGCGGGCGCGAATAA